One region of Bosea sp. 29B genomic DNA includes:
- a CDS encoding metallophosphoesterase produces MSGIGLGGYAYAWEPTHQGVTRYKLRPAGWPEGRRLSLAVLSDIHVGSGYMPISRVGEIVDQTNQLKPDLILLLGDFVASRDWRPSDPQPVEWALQLARLQAPNGRFAVLGNHDWWHDERAQSARRGPTLAGSALAAVGIPVLENQALKLNTAAGPVWLAGLGDQWAFPRWLQPPGMPRAHRGIDDLASTLAMVTDDAPVILMAHEPDIFTRVPARIALTVSGHTHGGQVRLFGWSPVVPSRYGNRYAYGHIVENGCNLIVSAGLGVSSKMPIRLGAPPEIVLIELG; encoded by the coding sequence TTGTCCGGCATCGGGCTCGGCGGCTATGCCTATGCCTGGGAGCCAACCCATCAGGGCGTGACCCGCTACAAGCTCCGGCCAGCCGGCTGGCCGGAGGGCAGGCGGCTGAGCCTCGCCGTCCTCAGCGACATCCATGTCGGCAGCGGCTATATGCCGATCTCGCGCGTAGGCGAGATCGTCGACCAGACCAATCAGCTGAAACCGGACCTCATTCTCCTGCTCGGTGATTTCGTCGCCAGCCGCGATTGGCGTCCGAGTGATCCGCAGCCCGTCGAATGGGCGCTGCAGCTCGCCCGGCTGCAGGCCCCCAATGGCCGTTTTGCCGTGCTCGGCAATCATGATTGGTGGCATGACGAGCGCGCCCAGAGCGCGCGCCGCGGCCCGACGCTGGCTGGCTCGGCGCTGGCGGCGGTCGGTATTCCGGTGCTGGAGAATCAGGCGCTCAAGCTCAACACCGCGGCCGGGCCGGTCTGGCTCGCCGGACTCGGCGATCAGTGGGCCTTCCCACGCTGGCTACAGCCGCCGGGGATGCCCAGAGCCCATCGCGGCATCGACGATCTCGCGAGCACTCTCGCCATGGTCACAGACGATGCACCGGTGATCCTGATGGCGCATGAGCCCGATATCTTCACCAGGGTGCCGGCGCGCATCGCTCTGACGGTATCGGGCCATACCCATGGCGGCCAAGTCAGGCTGTTCGGCTGGTCACCCGTGGTGCCGTCCCGCTACGGTAACCGCTACGCCTACGGTCACATCGTCGAGAACGGTTGCAACCTGATCGTCTCAGCAGGCCTCGGCGTCAGCAGCAAAATGCCGATCCGGCTGGGCGCACCGCCGGAGATCGTCCTGATCGAACTGGGTTGA
- a CDS encoding aminotransferase, producing the protein MLTNLAVRDIETLVHPYTNLATHREVGPLVLERGKGVFVYDTTGKDYIEGMAGLWCTSLGYSNQELAEAAYEQLKKLPFTHLFSGRSHDPAIELAEKLKEIAPVPISKVFYGASGSDANDTQVKLVWYMNNALGRPKKKKIISRLKGYHGVTVASASLTGLPANHTDFDLPLPGILHTSSPHHYRFAQPGESELDFSARLAAELDEMIQREGPDTVAAFIAEPVMGAGGAVTPPEGYFEAINAVLAKYDILFIADEVITGFGRTGEMFGTTTYKMKADTLSCAKALTSAYFPLSAVLINEPVYEVLVDQSKKIGTFGHGNTYAGHPVGCAVAVKTLEIYQRDKIIDHVRKVAPKFLQRLTKLAEHPLIGEARGVGLIGGIEFVKDKASKAQFEAKKGVALKSTSFAQEEGLILRALGGDRVAFCPPLVISEAEIDELFDRYERALAKTLDWVKAEGLLAG; encoded by the coding sequence ATGCTGACCAACCTCGCCGTCCGCGACATCGAGACGCTCGTCCACCCCTACACCAACCTGGCGACGCATCGCGAAGTCGGCCCGCTGGTGCTCGAGCGCGGCAAGGGGGTCTTCGTCTACGACACCACCGGCAAGGACTATATCGAGGGCATGGCCGGGCTCTGGTGCACCTCGCTCGGCTATTCCAACCAGGAGCTGGCCGAGGCCGCCTATGAGCAGCTGAAGAAATTGCCCTTCACCCATCTCTTCTCCGGCCGCAGCCATGATCCGGCGATTGAGTTGGCCGAGAAGCTGAAGGAAATCGCGCCGGTGCCGATCTCCAAGGTGTTCTACGGCGCCTCCGGCTCGGACGCGAACGACACCCAGGTCAAGCTGGTCTGGTACATGAACAATGCGCTCGGCCGGCCCAAGAAGAAGAAGATCATCTCGCGGCTGAAGGGTTATCACGGTGTCACCGTCGCCTCGGCCTCGCTGACCGGCCTGCCGGCCAACCATACCGATTTCGACCTGCCGCTCCCCGGCATCCTGCACACCTCCAGCCCGCACCATTATCGCTTTGCGCAGCCGGGCGAGAGCGAACTGGACTTCTCGGCGCGTCTCGCCGCCGAGCTCGACGAGATGATCCAGCGCGAGGGGCCGGACACCGTCGCCGCCTTCATCGCCGAGCCGGTGATGGGCGCCGGCGGCGCGGTCACTCCGCCCGAGGGCTATTTCGAGGCGATCAACGCCGTCCTCGCCAAATACGACATCCTCTTCATCGCCGACGAGGTCATCACCGGCTTCGGCCGCACCGGCGAGATGTTCGGCACCACCACCTACAAGATGAAGGCCGACACGCTCTCCTGCGCCAAGGCCCTGACCTCGGCCTATTTCCCGCTCAGCGCCGTGCTGATCAACGAGCCGGTCTATGAGGTGCTCGTCGACCAGAGCAAGAAGATCGGCACCTTCGGCCACGGCAACACCTATGCCGGCCACCCGGTCGGCTGCGCGGTCGCGGTCAAGACGCTGGAGATCTACCAGCGCGACAAGATCATCGATCACGTGCGCAAGGTCGCGCCGAAGTTCCTGCAGCGCCTCACCAAGCTCGCCGAGCACCCGCTTATCGGTGAAGCCCGCGGCGTCGGCCTGATCGGCGGCATCGAGTTCGTCAAGGACAAGGCGAGCAAGGCCCAGTTCGAGGCCAAGAAGGGCGTCGCCCTCAAGTCGACCAGCTTCGCCCAGGAAGAAGGCCTGATCCTGCGCGCGCTGGGCGGCGACCGCGTTGCCTTCTGCCCGCCGCTGGTGATCAGCGAAGCCGAGATCGACGAGCTGTTCGACCGCTACGAGCGTGCGCTCGCCAAGACGCTCGACTGGGTCAAGGCCGAGGGGCTGCTCGCGGGCTGA